From Paenibacillus sp. V4I7, one genomic window encodes:
- a CDS encoding carbohydrate ABC transporter permease, translating to MQTAREIASAKPATIRRRKRLSIVKIIVIAFLSLLVVTQVYPLLWLAIYSLKSNEEILSGQFFALPHTLQWKNFTDAIKAGHYFQYLKNSLFVTSVTMVSVLLLSSLASFAISRFRWKYGQLVMVIFLIGMMVPLQATLLPLMIIFKNLHALNTHISIILPYIAFQTPIAVFILSGFMKSIPSEIEESAVMDGAGVFRIFRSIILPISVPPMMTVCILTFISIWNEYILAATFISSERLKTLPFGVNSFVSQYSVNYGAIGAFLVLGALPVILIYFLLADKITKGMVAGAVKG from the coding sequence TCGTCAAAATCATCGTGATCGCCTTTCTTTCCCTACTCGTGGTTACGCAAGTATATCCGCTGCTTTGGCTGGCCATTTATTCATTAAAAAGCAATGAAGAAATCCTGTCGGGCCAATTTTTTGCTCTCCCTCATACGCTTCAATGGAAGAATTTCACGGATGCGATCAAGGCGGGGCACTATTTTCAATATTTGAAAAACAGCCTATTCGTCACTTCGGTTACGATGGTGAGCGTCCTGCTGCTCAGTTCGCTGGCTTCGTTCGCGATCTCCCGTTTCCGCTGGAAATATGGTCAGCTCGTGATGGTCATTTTCCTCATCGGGATGATGGTGCCGCTGCAGGCAACGTTATTGCCGCTCATGATTATTTTCAAAAATCTACATGCACTGAACACGCATATATCGATCATTCTTCCATATATAGCGTTCCAGACGCCGATTGCGGTCTTTATCCTCAGTGGATTTATGAAATCCATTCCGAGTGAGATTGAGGAATCCGCGGTTATGGATGGCGCGGGGGTTTTCCGGATTTTCCGCAGTATCATCTTACCGATTTCGGTTCCTCCAATGATGACAGTCTGTATTTTAACTTTCATTAGTATTTGGAACGAGTACATTCTCGCGGCGACTTTCATCTCGTCCGAGCGGCTGAAGACGCTGCCTTTCGGGGTGAACAGCTTCGTCAGTCAATATTCGGTTAACTACGGAGCAATCGGTGCCTTCCTTGTACTGGGCGCGCTGCCGGTCATTCTCATCTATTTCTTGTTAGCTGATAAAATTACAAAAGGTATGGTAGCGGGAGCGGTGAAGGGTTAA
- a CDS encoding sensor histidine kinase: MLYYKKTTDIIHSKISDLAEKNISQTVGLFDLLLQGYDSITKSLNSNFELLRLIQDRDTNKDEAISIINERTITNILGAIYYSRDDIVGIHVITNAGKNYNYERGFHSVMDTNYPSSVWYRKLQDSSGEMVWLGLFQGSVINQFQKDPLFIFGRKLYDLTDHRVIGVMLIETNPRPILDALSNVTISPNSLVYIVDRENRMIASTAEEQVIPPSFSGLPRPQSNEIIVDDRTDQLIVAAKAKMSDWTVIGLTPKGDINAEVVKTREYLYVVIVVLVILSTALASLISRNIASPLKLLIREMKQVEMGNFKGSVTVKSFEEINSLVSSFNRMVNRMEELIERITLSSMSEKNAELQALQSQVNPHFLYNTLDMIYWMLDERENDRLGKVILALSHMFRYSSDWQEASKTTLRQELDQMRHYITIIESRLEGRVSTDIQIDPDYLDVILPKMTLQPIIENAVKYGLEPSREPGNLHVFTEVHEQELHIIINDNGVGMPESTLEEMQELLRADTTEVSGVVTSMKMEQSIAPNSGQAASPSVKTRRGIGLTNVHRRIALMFGDAYGLRIHSKQGEGTTVIIAMPLPRKGM; this comes from the coding sequence GTGCTTTATTATAAGAAGACGACGGATATCATCCATAGTAAAATTAGTGATTTGGCGGAGAAAAATATTTCTCAAACGGTAGGTTTATTTGATTTGCTGCTGCAAGGCTATGACAGTATTACGAAATCACTGAACAGCAATTTTGAGCTGCTCAGATTAATCCAAGATCGCGATACTAATAAGGATGAAGCTATTAGCATTATTAATGAGCGCACGATTACCAATATCTTAGGGGCTATCTATTACTCACGCGATGATATTGTCGGAATTCATGTGATTACGAATGCCGGCAAAAACTATAACTACGAACGAGGATTCCATAGTGTTATGGACACGAACTATCCATCCTCGGTGTGGTACCGGAAGCTGCAGGATTCATCCGGAGAGATGGTTTGGCTTGGGCTATTCCAAGGCTCTGTCATCAATCAGTTTCAGAAGGATCCGTTATTCATATTTGGGCGCAAGCTGTATGATTTAACAGACCACCGAGTGATAGGCGTTATGCTCATTGAAACGAATCCGCGTCCGATTCTAGATGCACTTTCGAATGTGACCATCAGTCCGAACAGCCTCGTGTATATTGTTGATCGCGAGAATCGGATGATCGCTTCTACCGCGGAAGAGCAGGTCATTCCGCCTTCTTTCAGCGGGCTTCCGCGTCCTCAATCCAATGAGATCATCGTTGATGATCGGACGGATCAACTGATCGTCGCCGCGAAGGCGAAGATGTCGGATTGGACGGTCATCGGCTTAACCCCCAAAGGGGATATTAACGCTGAGGTCGTGAAAACAAGAGAGTATTTGTATGTGGTTATTGTTGTACTCGTTATTTTGTCGACCGCTTTGGCAAGTCTCATTTCCCGCAACATTGCATCACCGCTCAAGCTTCTCATCCGCGAGATGAAGCAAGTAGAAATGGGGAATTTCAAAGGCTCTGTGACGGTGAAGTCGTTTGAGGAAATTAATTCGTTGGTTTCATCGTTTAATCGAATGGTGAACCGGATGGAGGAGCTTATTGAGCGCATTACACTCTCTTCCATGAGTGAGAAGAATGCGGAGCTGCAGGCGCTTCAATCGCAGGTTAATCCTCATTTCCTCTACAACACCTTGGATATGATTTATTGGATGTTGGATGAGCGGGAGAACGATCGATTAGGCAAGGTAATCTTGGCCCTGTCCCATATGTTTCGATACAGCAGCGACTGGCAGGAAGCGTCTAAGACGACGCTGCGGCAGGAGCTGGATCAAATGCGGCATTACATCACGATTATTGAGAGCCGTTTAGAGGGTAGGGTTAGCACAGACATACAAATTGATCCCGATTATCTGGATGTCATCCTCCCGAAAATGACCTTGCAGCCGATCATCGAGAACGCCGTTAAATATGGGCTGGAGCCTTCCCGTGAGCCGGGTAATCTCCATGTATTTACGGAGGTCCATGAGCAAGAGCTTCATATCATTATTAATGATAACGGGGTCGGTATGCCGGAGAGCACCTTAGAGGAAATGCAGGAGCTGCTGCGCGCGGATACAACGGAGGTAAGCGGTGTGGTTACTTCGATGAAAATGGAGCAGTCTATAGCGCCAAACTCCGGCCAAGCGGCAAGTCCTTCTGTGAAAACAAGACGGGGCATTGGACTTACCAATGTTCACCGCCGCATAGCATTAATGTTCGGAGATGCCTACGGGCTCCGTATTCATAGTAAACAAGGGGAAGGAACAACGGTCATCATCGCGATGCCGCTTCCTCGGAAAGGAATGTAA
- a CDS encoding response regulator: MDILIVDDETVIREGIQRTLQNRFPEHKVHLAANAEQAVTLLRSHQIHIVLTDILMPGMTGLELMNMSRSRHPHVKWVVISAYSEFAYAQEAVRLGAKDYLLKPIGKEVLIDMISKLSEEVTRDTELIEEAELLKTNRKYLQEAVFQRWAQGLDTGRIDMGPFMEQHPYFHLIMVKMETDKPVFLENFIIENVLLELIERYGKGFVTVHDSKSLLGLVTLPEGGSMTLLVDELRSHLVKYLKVPFQMMSSELIDCFQAVPAEVQRMRQASTTQVYEHHASGSDRSIEVALQYIRTHYHADLSLEKVASIVYLNSVYFSQLFKQKTGQGFKEYVIHLRLEQAKQLLMNPKLKLADVAERIGYHDMRHFSQVFRKKYGVTPSEYRQENSGDKPDKYVSRE; the protein is encoded by the coding sequence ATGGACATTCTCATCGTAGATGATGAAACAGTCATACGAGAGGGCATTCAGCGTACGCTGCAGAACCGTTTCCCCGAGCATAAGGTTCATCTGGCTGCGAATGCGGAGCAAGCCGTCACGCTGCTGCGCAGCCATCAGATTCATATCGTTCTCACGGACATTCTGATGCCGGGCATGACCGGTCTAGAACTCATGAATATGTCTCGGAGCCGGCATCCCCATGTGAAATGGGTTGTCATTTCGGCCTATTCGGAGTTTGCTTACGCTCAGGAGGCAGTGCGGCTAGGGGCGAAGGACTATTTGCTTAAGCCGATCGGCAAAGAGGTTTTGATTGATATGATCAGCAAGCTTAGTGAAGAAGTTACGCGTGATACGGAGCTGATCGAAGAGGCTGAACTGCTGAAGACCAACCGCAAATACTTGCAGGAAGCCGTCTTCCAGCGCTGGGCACAAGGCTTGGACACGGGGCGCATCGATATGGGACCCTTCATGGAGCAGCACCCTTATTTTCATCTTATTATGGTTAAAATGGAGACGGATAAGCCTGTCTTCCTCGAAAATTTCATTATCGAGAACGTCCTGCTTGAGCTTATCGAGCGCTACGGCAAGGGCTTCGTGACGGTGCACGACAGCAAGAGCCTGCTAGGACTTGTTACGCTGCCGGAAGGTGGCAGCATGACCCTGTTGGTGGATGAGCTGCGCAGCCATCTCGTGAAGTACCTGAAGGTGCCCTTCCAGATGATGAGCTCTGAGCTGATCGACTGCTTCCAGGCGGTGCCGGCAGAAGTACAGCGCATGAGGCAAGCGTCTACGACGCAGGTCTACGAGCACCATGCCAGCGGCAGCGATCGCTCTATAGAAGTTGCCCTGCAATATATCCGCACGCACTACCATGCCGATCTATCGCTAGAGAAGGTCGCTTCGATCGTTTACTTAAACTCTGTCTACTTTAGTCAGCTTTTTAAGCAGAAGACGGGTCAAGGCTTCAAGGAGTACGTTATTCACCTGCGTTTGGAGCAAGCGAAACAGCTGCTGATGAATCCCAAACTCAAGCTTGCTGACGTGGCCGAACGTATCGGGTATCATGATATGCGCCACTTCTCGCAAGTTTTCCGCAAAAAGTACGGCGTAACCCCTTCGGAATATCGTCAGGAGAATTCGGGAGATAAACCAGACAAATATGTGTCAAGGGAATGA
- a CDS encoding C40 family peptidase, translating into MIFIDKNRLSKSLVGISLSLSLLTAGGVLWSPQAAHAAVEAGSTIDALDVTSTAISASRADSIVRTAKSYVGRVKYRFGVRDIQRLRLDCSSFTQLVFKKNGITIPWGSDDQAKLGTPIKKKANLRKGDLVMFSTTKPGRINHVGIYVGNGKFISNTPSSGVVILDLNQSYWKDRFITGRRL; encoded by the coding sequence ATGATTTTCATAGATAAGAACCGCCTTAGTAAATCGTTAGTAGGGATAAGCCTTAGTCTTTCCTTGTTGACCGCGGGAGGCGTACTGTGGAGCCCGCAAGCTGCCCATGCTGCTGTTGAAGCAGGCAGCACTATAGATGCGCTTGACGTTACAAGCACAGCGATAAGTGCGTCGCGAGCAGATAGCATTGTCCGTACAGCCAAGTCCTATGTAGGCAGAGTGAAATATCGTTTCGGTGTCCGAGACATTCAACGTTTAAGGTTAGACTGTTCCTCGTTCACACAGCTTGTTTTCAAAAAGAATGGCATCACGATTCCTTGGGGATCCGATGATCAAGCAAAGCTAGGAACGCCTATTAAAAAGAAAGCAAACTTGCGTAAGGGTGATTTAGTCATGTTCAGCACGACGAAACCCGGCCGCATTAATCATGTCGGTATTTATGTTGGCAATGGTAAATTCATTAGCAACACGCCAAGCTCTGGTGTAGTTATTCTTGATTTAAACCAAAGCTACTGGAAAGATAGATTCATTACAGGCCGTCGTTTATAA
- a CDS encoding HAD family hydrolase has translation MTLKKAFDDVKKFHETFEHPVGTSPKRLSESRKAARLAWMEEELQEFKEAATLEDEVDAMIDELYFVLGTLVEMGVEPGPIFDIVQHANMSKVWPDGQVHKNETGKTIKPPHWQDPFDKIKAEIRRQQGNQNG, from the coding sequence ATGACCTTAAAAAAAGCATTTGATGATGTTAAAAAGTTTCATGAGACGTTTGAGCATCCCGTAGGCACATCTCCAAAGCGCCTTTCCGAAAGCCGCAAAGCGGCTCGTCTAGCTTGGATGGAGGAGGAACTCCAGGAGTTTAAAGAAGCAGCCACACTGGAAGACGAAGTGGATGCGATGATCGATGAGTTATATTTTGTCCTTGGTACATTGGTTGAAATGGGTGTAGAGCCTGGACCGATTTTTGATATTGTTCAGCATGCAAATATGTCCAAGGTATGGCCCGATGGACAAGTTCATAAAAATGAGACCGGCAAGACCATCAAGCCCCCCCATTGGCAGGACCCATTCGACAAAATTAAAGCCGAAATTCGCAGGCAGCAAGGCAACCAAAATGGCTGA
- a CDS encoding helix-turn-helix domain-containing protein has product MAFHTKLKELRQQQNLTLRKLGEKAGISYSILNSIENGRIEPSKDVALALAIALKIEDREEFLSLARNPF; this is encoded by the coding sequence GTGGCGTTTCATACGAAATTAAAAGAGCTCAGACAGCAGCAAAATCTAACTCTCCGTAAGCTTGGTGAGAAGGCTGGAATCAGCTATTCCATCCTTAATTCTATCGAAAATGGTCGAATCGAGCCGTCGAAAGATGTCGCATTAGCACTTGCTATTGCCTTGAAAATAGAGGACAGGGAAGAGTTCTTATCTTTAGCAAGAAATCCCTTCTAG
- a CDS encoding cold-shock protein, protein MAVGTVKWFNAEKGFGFIEVEGGNDVFVHFSAITGEGFKSLDEGQRVEFNVVQGNRGPQAENVVKL, encoded by the coding sequence ATGGCAGTAGGAACAGTAAAATGGTTTAACGCAGAAAAAGGATTTGGCTTTATCGAAGTTGAAGGCGGCAACGATGTATTCGTACATTTCTCCGCAATCACTGGCGAAGGTTTCAAATCTTTGGACGAAGGCCAACGCGTTGAGTTCAACGTAGTTCAAGGCAACCGCGGACCACAAGCTGAGAACGTTGTAAAACTGTAA
- a CDS encoding ABC transporter substrate-binding protein — protein sequence MNVQMRKWSMLSMTAMIALSLSACGSGNTPSTTGSSPAAATAAPAATTSQPVKLRIVWWGSQARHDATLKALDAYTKKHPNVTFEPEFSGFDGYADKLATQAAAKNAPDIIQMDPAWLAEYAGRNQLADLSKGIRTEDIDKSLVDSGKFKDKLYAIALGNNATGMIYNKNAVEKLGVTPPKNGWTWDEYFQFGKDAKAKLDKDKYVLMDGTSDYTMYSSYQISQGKGYPITVDGKFNFDKETWLTYVKKYTELRTAGVIPPAEIASTDKESDAKLDLMNNDSVLMKRTFAALFPGYEGVKPGAYSLIAQPKGPQSSGFLKPSMFWSISADSKYAEESKKFIDWFVNDSEAADILTTTRGVPVSKKMLDYLTPKLTAADKLQIELIKTVAPDAQPFNAGAKGWSNYTAKDYKSIGEKVMFGKITPEAAYEELVKKAKDYQ from the coding sequence ATGAACGTGCAGATGAGAAAATGGAGCATGCTCTCGATGACTGCCATGATAGCGCTGTCCCTAAGTGCATGTGGTTCCGGAAACACACCAAGTACTACGGGAAGCAGCCCTGCAGCTGCAACAGCAGCACCCGCGGCTACAACCTCCCAGCCCGTTAAGCTCCGCATTGTATGGTGGGGTTCACAGGCAAGGCACGACGCTACATTAAAAGCACTAGATGCGTATACAAAGAAACATCCGAATGTGACCTTTGAGCCAGAATTTTCTGGGTTTGATGGATACGCGGATAAGCTGGCTACTCAAGCTGCAGCCAAAAATGCTCCGGACATTATCCAAATGGATCCGGCATGGCTCGCCGAGTATGCAGGAAGAAACCAGCTGGCTGACTTATCCAAAGGCATTCGTACCGAAGATATCGATAAATCGCTCGTGGATTCAGGGAAGTTTAAGGATAAGCTTTATGCCATCGCTCTAGGCAATAATGCAACGGGCATGATCTACAATAAGAATGCCGTTGAGAAACTAGGGGTCACTCCTCCCAAAAACGGTTGGACATGGGATGAATACTTCCAATTCGGTAAAGATGCTAAAGCCAAGCTTGATAAAGACAAATATGTGTTGATGGATGGGACATCCGATTATACCATGTATTCTTCTTATCAAATTAGCCAAGGCAAAGGCTACCCGATAACGGTAGACGGTAAATTCAATTTCGATAAAGAAACGTGGCTAACCTATGTTAAAAAATACACGGAGTTGCGAACAGCCGGGGTCATTCCACCCGCTGAAATCGCCAGCACAGATAAAGAATCGGACGCGAAGCTGGATTTAATGAACAATGACAGTGTATTGATGAAACGCACTTTCGCCGCTCTATTCCCTGGTTATGAGGGTGTTAAGCCTGGTGCTTACTCACTCATTGCTCAGCCTAAAGGGCCACAATCCAGCGGATTTCTGAAGCCTTCCATGTTCTGGTCCATAAGTGCTGATTCCAAGTATGCCGAAGAATCCAAGAAATTCATCGATTGGTTCGTGAATGATAGCGAAGCCGCAGACATTCTAACGACAACACGTGGCGTGCCGGTTTCCAAAAAAATGCTCGATTACTTAACACCTAAGTTAACTGCCGCAGATAAATTACAAATTGAACTCATTAAAACTGTTGCTCCTGACGCTCAGCCTTTCAATGCTGGGGCTAAAGGCTGGAGTAATTATACAGCTAAAGATTATAAGAGTATCGGTGAAAAAGTGATGTTCGGCAAAATAACACCAGAAGCTGCTTATGAGGAGCTTGTGAAAAAAGCAAAAGATTATCAATAA